The segment GCGCAGCACCTGGTCGCCAATGGGGTGCCCGAAGGTGTCGTTCACACGCTTGAAATTGTCGACGTCCATCATCAGCAGCGCCATCGTCCTGGAGTAGCGCTCGGCCCGCCCCATCTCGACGCCGAGCAGCACCTTGAAGTGCCGGTGATTGTAGATGCCGGTGAGCGCGTCGATGAGTGACATCTCGCGCGTCTGGCGGTAGAGCTGGCTGTTCTCCACCGCCACCGCCGCGAGCTGGCCGCAGCGCTTCAAGATCTCGAAATCTCCGCCGGTGAAGGCCCGCTCCGACATCGATGCCAGGTTCAGCGTGCCCAGGTTCCGGTCCCGGATCAGCAGCGGCACAATCATCTCGCTGCGCATGTCGGTGCCCGAGGGGTTGTCCCGAAACCTCAGGTCGGCTGCGACGTCGTTCCGCCACAGCGGCTTGCGCTGCAGGACACACCAGCCCAGCGGATTCTCCTGGGAGAGGGGAATCTGCTTTCCCTCGGTCGGGAAGAGCGTTTCTCCCCGGCTATAGGTCAGGCGCAAGGAAAGCTGCTCGGCTCCTTCCTCGAGGAGCGCGATGCTGGCCTGATCGATGGGGATGAGAAGGCTGAGCTCGCGGGTGATCGCCCCGAGGACCCCGGGGAGGTCCTCCTTGCTCGTCAGAGCCGAGGCGATTTCGAGAAGGCTCTTGAGAAGATCCTTGCGCCCTCGCCCGCCGGCGCGCGATGCAGGCGGGCCGGCGACAAGGGGCTTCGCAACGGAGGGCTTCATCCCCGCTTTGCGGGATCGCCGGCGAACGTCGCTCCGCCGCCGGCTCTGTAGCCGTGCGGGTCGAAGGTGACGCTCGCGAAGCCGCTGGAGAGGAGGTCCGCCTGAAGCCGGCGGCGTAGCTCCGGATCGTCCAGCCGGTGCATCTCGTCCCTGGCGATCTCCAGGCGGGCCTCGCTGCCTCGCGCCCTGACCCGGAACAGCGCAAATCCGTGGGCGCGTACCCGCCGCTCCGCTTCCTCCACCCTCGAGAGGTCGTCCGCGCTGATGGGGGTTCCGTGCGGAATGCGGGACGCGAGGCAGGCCATGGCTGGCTTGTCCCAGGTCGGCAATCCCAAGGTGCGGCTGATCGCCCGGATCTCGTCCTTCCCCAACCCTGCCTCGAGCAGCGGCGCGTGCGCTCCGATTTCCTGCGCTGCGGCCAGGCCTGGCCGGATTTCCCGCAGATCGTCCTTTTGCGCCCCGTAGGCGATCACCGGGTAGCCGAGCTCGTCGGCCTCGCGCCGGAGGATGCGGAACAGCTCGGCCTTGCAGAAGTAGCAGCGTCGCTCGGAATTCTCGCGGTAGCGCGGATCCTCCATCTCCTCAGACTCCACCAGCCGGTGAGCCGCTCCCAGGGAGCGGGCCAGGGAGATGGCCTCATCCTTCTCCGATGCGGGAAGCGACGGGGAGATGGTGGTGACCGCCACCGCGCGCGGGCCCAGGACATCCACGCCGACTTTCAGGAGGAGGGTGCTGTCTACGCCTCCTGAAAAGCCGATCACCATCGGTCCAAGGCGCGCCATCCGGAGACGCAGATCTTCCAGGGACTGCTGAAGATCCGACGACATGGAGAATCCCCTGGATGCAGTTTCCATGGCCTGCTCAGGCAGCGCGCCTGCTCCTCCAGCGCGTTACGAGAAACGCGGCGAGAATTGCTTTCAGCATGTCCAGGGCAATAAAAGGAAGGACTCCTTTCTGGAAAGCCGCTGCCGGTTCGGCCAGGGCAGCGAGCTGCGCCCATCCAAACAAATGGATGATGGCGATTGCCGCCGCGAAGCCTCCGAACAGTCTCCAGAAGGCTTGTTGATCACGGGTCAGGAAGCCCGCTACCCAGGCGCCGGGAAGATAACCGAGCAAGTATCCGCCTGTCGGCCCCATGAGATAGGCCGGCCCTCCTCCGAACGCGAAGACCGGAGCGCTCGCCACACCGGCGGCGAGATAAGTCGCGACCGACGCCATTCCTCCCCAGGGACCTAGTATCGACCCCGCCAAAATGACGGCCAGGGTCTGGAGGGTTGCAGGGACCGGAGAGCCGGGAACGGGAAGCTGGACCTTGGAGGAGGCGGCAAGTATCAGAGCGAACCCCAGGGTTTTGCCCAGGAAAAGAAGGATATCCGAGACCTCGACCGGCGAAGCCGCGGGCCCGGTTCGAGCCATTCTGTTCATTCCTCCCCCCGTATTTTCGATTTACATCTCATTGAATATTTGTCACTTATAGGCAATCAAGCACTTTCCGGGCGTGAATTGTAGGTCGGTCCTTCTATCTCTGTCAATAGGCTTGAGATAGGCGAAAAAGCCTGCTGCGCGACGGAAAAATGACATAGTGACATTTTTTGCTTGACATGGCTTTCTTTCACGGTATATTCCGCCTGCCATCCAAACAGGATGCCGCGCTCTCTCTTTTGGCGAAAGCCTACAAACCAACGCTTCTTCAAGGAGGCAGCGACGCCAACCATTCCTCCAAAGTCCAGCGTCCGATGCGTCATTTTTTCCTTGACAGGTGTGTCCGTTGACCGTACATAGCGGTTTACCCACGGCGATTTTGCTGCAATTAGAAGGCTTCGAAAAGCGAATGCTTCTGTCCTCTGTCCTCAGTCTCAATCCCTACCTTTGCCATGTAACCCTTTTAGGAGGAAGTCATGCCTAGTCGTTTCACAGCACAGAGCGGCAAAGGGGCGATTCTCGTCGCCCTGGCTCTGGTGGCGACCCTCCTGGTGCCGTCCATGTACACCTGGGCGGTCAAGGGGACCAGTAAGCCTGGCGTGGACCTCTCGGGCCAGCAAGACGAGAGGGACATCGACAAGGCGGCGCTGACGTATTTCCAGCGCCTGGCTGTTCCCGACCAGGAGCGTCCTTTGGATTTGTCCCCGATTGGGACCTTCACACCCAACATTCCGCCGGTGGGTAAGCGGAAGGGTTGGGTGGAGACTCAGATCGGGTTCTTCAATCCGAAGGATGCCAAGAGCTTCGACGCTCTTCCCGCGGACCTGCGTCCGGTAGCGGCGCATGCAGCGCCCAATGGGAAGGGCATCGGAGTGGGTAGCAGCACCTCGATCATCCAGATTTCCGAAGCCGCGTTGAAGGAGAAGGGCTACAACGCCATCGACGCGCGCATCAAGGAGCTGGGCCTGGCGATTGTGGAAACACAGCAGGATCGGGCATTGACGGTGCGCGGCAATGACAAGGCGATGATGGCGGTGATGGCGGAGCCCTTCGTGGAGGCGGCCCTGCCTTATGCCCCGGCCTTCAAGCTGGACCCGTCGACCGGCCGGCAGCAGCTGCTGGACAAGACCCGGGCGAGCAAGATGGAGATAGACGTCCTGATGCGCACCTGGGACAAGAAGGACGTAGATGCGGTGCTGCAGGACCTGAAGGCGAAGCATTCGGACACCGTGAGCCTGCTGGAAGACGGGCTGACGATCCGCGCGACCCTGGACAAGAACGAGCTGAAGCGCGTGCTGCGCAACGACGCGGTCAGCATGGTCCGCGAGGTCCCGGAGTACACGCTGCAGGCGAACTTCGTGCTGCTGCAGGATCCCCCGGTGGTTCAGGTGGGAGAGTCGGAGCACACTTTCGCGGCGACCCCCTACTGGGACGCCGGCGTTGACGGCGGCGGCTGCGGCTACTGCTCGAACGCCTTCGGCACGGCCTGCACCACGGATGCCGGCTGCGTGGCGCCCGGCACCTGCGTGCACGCCAGCGCGAGCCAGTGCACCTCGTCGGTTCCGGCGGTCATCGTGGCGGTGCTGGACAACGGCGCCTCGACCGACGCCGCGACCCTGGCGCATTCGACCGCGGTTCTGACCGAGGCGGCGATTTCGGGTCTGATCGCGGGCAACAACCACCGGAAGATTCGCTCCTATCAGGTGCTGGGCGGCGACGTGGGCGTCCTCGGGACGACCTGCGACAACGTGCTGTCCGGCGGCCAGACGCACGGCAACGTGGTGGCCGGGATCATCGCCGGCAATGCCAGTGCGTTGGGCTTCACCTTCCAGAAGAACAGCAACGCCGCCTCCTTCGGCGACGTGCGGCGGATCAACCTGGACGGCTCGGCGCGCGGCGCCCGGCTGCACATCCAGGACGCCGGTCCGGCGTCGGCCTGCCCCGTGGCGGAGCTGACGGAGCGCGGCCTGATCAGCGGCCTCGGCGGGACCCTGACCGCCCGGATGAACGACGCCTACGCGACCGGCACGCGGTTGCACGTGATGCCCTTCGGTATTCCGACCTGGATCGCGACCGGGACGCCCACGGCCAGCGCGGGCACCTACACGGCCGACTCGTCGGACATCGACCGCTACCTGCTGAACAACCTGGAGTACCAGGTGTTCGTGCCGGTGGGCAACAAGGGCTTCGTCCTGTCCAACGGCCGCGACCTGATTCCTGACTTCTTCGACGGCGAGGCATCGGCGACCTCCGATCCTGCCTCGGCCAACCCGGGCGTCACCCGGCCGCTGCAGACCTCTCCTCCCGCCACGGCGAAGAACGGCGTCTCCGCGGGCTCGAGCTGCACCGACACCTTCACGATGTTCGGCGCGTTCAACGAGGAAGAGAACACCCAGAACTACACCGCCAAGGGCCCGGCGAGCGCGGCCTCGCTGCGCACCGCGCCCATCGTGGTCGGCATCGGCAACGACCGCACGCCGACCGGCGGCGGTCCGGCTCCCTACGGGATGTACACCGTGAAGTCCAAGGACAACAACCAGGACGGCACGGTCGACGCGGAGATCGACGAGCAGGCGCGCGGTACCTCTTTCGGCGCCGCCTCCCTCGCCGCCGCTGCGGCGCTGATGCAGGACTACTTCCATCAGGGCTTCTACCCGTCGGGCGACCGCATCCAGGGTGACCGCGTTCCGGTCCTCTCCGGCGCCGCGGTGAAGGCGCTGCTGGCCGCCTCGGCCAACTTCCAGGAGCAGCTGATCGGCTTGAACGCCACCACCTCCGGCATGGACGGACTCGACGCCCAGGTGGCGACGACCCGCGGCTCGGTGGTGACGATCTCCGGTACGCCGCGCGTCCTGGGGAACAACCAGCAGGGATATGGCCGCGCGATCGTGAGCCAGGTCCTGCCGCTGGTGAACTGGGCGAACGTCGGCATTCCTCCCGACGGTGCCATCACCCAGGACACGATCGAGAAGCCCGGATTGGGCCTGCTGGTTTGGGAGCACGGCGTGGATCCCGACGGTGCCGGTCCCGACACGGCCCTGGGGGTGTTCACCGGAGCGACCATCGATCATCACTTCACCGTGCTGGGCAACCAGGGCGAGATCCGGGCCTGCGTGGATTGGCCGGATCCGCCGAGCAACACCCTGGTCAACGACCTCGACCTCGAGCTGATCAGCCCCACCGGGACGATCTACGACGGCAACGTCTACAACCCGGCGAACCAGGCGGTCGGTCAGTGGGGACTGGGCCGCACGATTCCGCCCGACTTCGGTGACATCTTCAACCCGATTGAGTGCGTCCACCTGCACGACGATCCCGACAACAACCCGGCGACGAACGACAACCAGATCGTCCCCGGCGTCTGGACGCTGCGGGTGAAGCAGGGCGCGGGCGGCGCGGTTCCCGGCGCCATCTCGCAGATCAACGGCCCCAACGAAGACGCCAACGCCAACAACCGCCTGGATGCCGGCGAGGATCTCGACGCCGACAACCAGCTGGACAAGGGCGGGCAGGTCTTCGCGGCGGTGGTGTCCGGTCCTCTGGTGGCCACCAAGGACGGCTCGAACCCGGCCTACTTCACCGACTATCCGGCCAGCATCGCCCGGCTGGACAAGATCCGCTACAGCTGCTCCGATGACGCCTCCGTCTTCATCCTGGACGGCGACGCCTCGGCTGACACGCTCGTCACCTTCGTCACGGCGCGCGTGCTGAACGCGGCCGGCGTTCAGGTCGACAGCGAGTCGAACATCGAGTTCGGCGGATCGAACTCCATGTTTACCTCGGGAGCGATCCCGGTCCGCTTCGGGACCACCGGCACCGCCGACAACGGCGTGCTCGAAGGCGACACCGGCTACACCATCGAGGTGAGCTACGCCGACCAGACCGCCAACTCGCGCACCGCAGTGGCCCGCGCTCCGATGAACTGCGATCCGAACTTCATCGGCGGCGTCTTCGGGAACCCTGGAGAGCGCAACAAGTCGGACCTGGTGTTCGGCGGCTGCGACAACGACCAGTTCTTCGACAAGAACGAGATCGTGACCTATTCCGTCGCGGTGGTGAACAACGACCTGTTCGACCAGTACACGGACGTCACGGCCACCCTGCGCGCCTGCGCCGTTCCGTTCGTCGGCGGGACCTGCGGCACGCCTTCGACGGTCCTGACGGTTCTCGACAGCCCGAAGAGCATCGGCCGCATGCCGGTGGGGCAGCCCGAGGCGGTGAGCTTCACGGTGCAGGTCAGCGCCACTCCCCTGGCGCAGGGCCCCCGCGTCTTCCTGCGGGTGGACCTGAG is part of the Candidatus Polarisedimenticolia bacterium genome and harbors:
- a CDS encoding sensor domain-containing diguanylate cyclase, with the translated sequence MKPSVAKPLVAGPPASRAGGRGRKDLLKSLLEIASALTSKEDLPGVLGAITRELSLLIPIDQASIALLEEGAEQLSLRLTYSRGETLFPTEGKQIPLSQENPLGWCVLQRKPLWRNDVAADLRFRDNPSGTDMRSEMIVPLLIRDRNLGTLNLASMSERAFTGGDFEILKRCGQLAAVAVENSQLYRQTREMSLIDALTGIYNHRHFKVLLGVEMGRAERYSRTMALLMMDVDNFKRVNDTFGHPIGDQVLRGVAKILGEGVRRSDVLARYGGEEFAVILQETEAAAARGVAEKLCRDVEAKASFPDGRDGRIRATVSVGLAFYPADATDEATLLALSDAALYRAKQAGKNRVSQ
- the larE gene encoding ATP-dependent sacrificial sulfur transferase LarE gives rise to the protein MSSDLQQSLEDLRLRMARLGPMVIGFSGGVDSTLLLKVGVDVLGPRAVAVTTISPSLPASEKDEAISLARSLGAAHRLVESEEMEDPRYRENSERRCYFCKAELFRILRREADELGYPVIAYGAQKDDLREIRPGLAAAQEIGAHAPLLEAGLGKDEIRAISRTLGLPTWDKPAMACLASRIPHGTPISADDLSRVEEAERRVRAHGFALFRVRARGSEARLEIARDEMHRLDDPELRRRLQADLLSSGFASVTFDPHGYRAGGGATFAGDPAKRG
- a CDS encoding biotin transporter BioY — protein: MARTGPAASPVEVSDILLFLGKTLGFALILAASSKVQLPVPGSPVPATLQTLAVILAGSILGPWGGMASVATYLAAGVASAPVFAFGGGPAYLMGPTGGYLLGYLPGAWVAGFLTRDQQAFWRLFGGFAAAIAIIHLFGWAQLAALAEPAAAFQKGVLPFIALDMLKAILAAFLVTRWRSRRAA